In a single window of the Bacillus mycoides genome:
- the proI gene encoding pyrroline-5-carboxylate reductase ProI, with amino-acid sequence MSMQNISFLGAGSIAEAIIGGLLNANVVKGEHVTVSNRSNETRLQELHKKYGVKGTHNKKELLADANILFLAMKPKDVAEAVIPLKEYINNDLLIISLLAGVSTHSIRNLLQKDVPIIRAMPNTSAAILKSATAISPSEHTTEEHIRTATSLFETIGLVSVVEEEDMHAITALSGSGPAYIYYVVEALEEAAKKIGLKEDVAKSLILQTMIGSAEMLKASEKHPSILRKEITSPGGTTEAGIEVLKEHNFQQALISCITQATKRSHDLGKTLEEIAKEK; translated from the coding sequence ATGTCTATGCAAAACATTTCCTTTCTCGGTGCAGGCTCTATTGCCGAAGCGATTATTGGTGGCTTATTAAACGCAAATGTTGTTAAGGGAGAACACGTCACTGTAAGTAATCGTTCTAACGAGACAAGATTACAGGAGTTACATAAAAAATACGGTGTCAAAGGTACACATAATAAAAAGGAATTACTTGCTGATGCAAATATTCTTTTTCTAGCTATGAAGCCAAAAGATGTCGCAGAAGCGGTTATTCCTCTTAAAGAATACATAAATAATGACTTGCTTATTATTTCGTTATTAGCAGGTGTTTCTACTCATTCAATTAGAAACCTACTTCAAAAAGACGTTCCGATTATTCGTGCAATGCCAAATACATCTGCAGCCATTTTAAAATCCGCTACCGCTATCTCACCTTCAGAACACACAACGGAGGAACATATTCGCACTGCAACATCTTTATTTGAAACGATTGGTCTCGTCTCTGTTGTAGAAGAAGAAGATATGCATGCTATCACTGCATTATCTGGAAGTGGACCAGCTTATATTTATTACGTGGTAGAGGCACTGGAAGAGGCAGCAAAAAAAATTGGTTTAAAAGAAGATGTTGCAAAATCTCTTATTCTTCAGACGATGATTGGTTCTGCTGAAATGCTAAAAGCAAGCGAAAAACACCCTTCTATTTTGCGAAAAGAAATTACTTCTCCTGGCGGAACAACTGAAGCAGGTATTGAAGTATTAAAGGAGCATAATTTTCAACAAGCATTAATCTCATGTATTACACAAGCAACGAAACGATCACACGATCTTGGAAAAACATTAGAAGAAATAGCAAAAGAAAAATAA
- the sdaAB gene encoding L-serine ammonia-lyase, iron-sulfur-dependent subunit beta yields MKYRSVFDIIGPVMIGPSSSHTAGAARMGQVARQLFRHEPERVSISLYGSFAKTYRGHGTDVALIGGILGFETDDLRIPSALDIAKERGIEVEFIEEDANAPHPNTAKIRLYKGEEEIEVVACSIGGGKIEVVELNGFDLQLTGTSPALLIVNNDRFGAIAAVASILAKHEINISTMSVSRKEKGRRALMVIETDELLADEVIAEINGQQNICQVTIMD; encoded by the coding sequence ATGAAGTATCGCTCAGTGTTTGATATTATTGGTCCGGTTATGATTGGTCCATCAAGTTCACATACAGCAGGCGCGGCAAGAATGGGGCAAGTTGCTCGTCAGCTGTTTCGTCATGAACCAGAGAGAGTTAGCATTTCATTATATGGTTCATTTGCAAAAACATACCGTGGTCACGGTACGGATGTAGCGCTAATCGGTGGAATACTAGGATTTGAAACAGATGATTTACGTATTCCAAGTGCGTTAGATATTGCAAAAGAACGCGGGATTGAAGTGGAATTCATTGAAGAAGATGCAAATGCTCCGCATCCAAATACAGCGAAAATTCGTCTGTATAAAGGTGAAGAGGAAATTGAAGTTGTTGCTTGCTCAATTGGTGGCGGTAAAATTGAAGTTGTAGAATTAAACGGATTCGATCTTCAATTAACAGGCACGAGTCCAGCACTACTTATTGTAAATAACGATCGCTTTGGTGCTATCGCAGCTGTAGCTTCAATCCTTGCTAAGCATGAGATTAACATAAGTACAATGAGTGTTTCTCGTAAAGAAAAAGGAAGAAGAGCGCTTATGGTCATTGAAACAGATGAATTATTAGCAGATGAAGTAATTGCGGAAATAAATGGGCAACAAAATATTTGTCAAGTAACTATTATGGATTAA
- a CDS encoding MBL fold metallo-hydrolase, with translation MTAIHRMEIPVPFAVETVNVFLVEGETLTLIDTGTNTEEAKKALESQLGALGYKIEDIETVVITHHHADHCGLLNTFSEKVKIIGHPWNEPWITQNAEFLKRYHEFFKETALQFGVPAVFLNGEALLTTKTLKYSCNRSLTHTVREGDRIDSLPGFTVIETPGHASTHISLYRESDGILIGGDALISHISSNPILEPPYEGQTERAHPLLQYNQTLKRLSEMNISRILSGHGEDVLNVKQLIETRLQKQETRAFKVLELLKEKPMTAFEVCVKLFPVLYKEQLPLTISETVGQLDFLAYNQQVMIDESSQQLIYYAK, from the coding sequence ATGACGGCGATTCATCGAATGGAGATTCCTGTTCCATTTGCAGTTGAGACAGTGAATGTGTTTTTAGTTGAGGGAGAAACATTAACGTTAATTGATACAGGGACAAATACAGAAGAAGCAAAGAAAGCACTAGAAAGTCAATTAGGTGCATTAGGATATAAGATAGAAGATATTGAAACGGTAGTGATTACGCATCACCATGCGGATCATTGCGGACTTTTAAATACATTTTCTGAAAAAGTAAAGATTATCGGACATCCTTGGAATGAACCATGGATTACACAGAATGCTGAATTTTTAAAGAGGTATCATGAATTTTTTAAAGAGACAGCCTTGCAGTTCGGCGTTCCAGCAGTATTTCTGAATGGTGAGGCGTTATTGACGACGAAGACACTTAAATATTCTTGTAATAGATCGTTAACACATACCGTGAGAGAGGGAGATCGTATAGATTCATTACCTGGATTTACAGTGATTGAAACCCCGGGTCATGCTTCCACTCATATTTCATTATATAGAGAATCTGATGGAATATTAATTGGTGGGGATGCTCTCATTAGTCATATTTCTTCAAATCCAATATTAGAACCACCATATGAAGGGCAAACAGAAAGAGCGCATCCCTTATTGCAGTACAATCAAACGTTAAAACGTTTAAGTGAAATGAATATTTCACGGATTTTATCAGGGCATGGGGAAGATGTTCTGAATGTGAAACAACTTATTGAAACAAGATTACAAAAGCAAGAGACACGTGCTTTTAAAGTGCTTGAACTATTAAAGGAAAAGCCAATGACAGCATTTGAGGTGTGTGTAAAACTATTTCCGGTATTATATAAAGAGCAATTACCACTTACTATCTCAGAAACTGTTGGACAATTAGACTTTTTAGCATATAATCAACAGGTGATGATTGATGAATCTTCACAACAATTGATTTATTATGCAAAGTAG
- the sdaAA gene encoding L-serine ammonia-lyase, iron-sulfur-dependent, subunit alpha: protein MFRNAAELVAQAKEQNVKIAEIMIQCEMQTRNISREEVIAGMEKNLVVMEQAVERGIRGVKSPTGLTGGDAVKVQAYMQSGKGLSGDTILDAVSKAVATNEVNAAMGIICATPTAGSAGTVPGVLFALQEKLQPTREEMIEFLFTAGAFGMVVANNACISGAAGGCQAEVGSASGMAAAAAVEMAGGTQDQAATAMAISLKNMLGLVCDPVAGLVEVPCVKRNAAGAANAMISADLSLAGVTSTIPCDEVIEAMFRIGQTMPVALRETAEGGLAATPTGRRLQEEIFGKSNN, encoded by the coding sequence ATGTTTCGGAACGCAGCGGAACTAGTGGCGCAAGCTAAAGAGCAAAATGTAAAAATCGCAGAAATTATGATTCAATGTGAAATGCAAACAAGAAATATCTCACGTGAAGAAGTAATTGCTGGAATGGAAAAGAACTTAGTCGTGATGGAACAAGCAGTAGAACGCGGTATTCGTGGTGTAAAATCACCGACTGGTTTAACTGGCGGGGATGCTGTGAAAGTCCAAGCGTATATGCAGAGTGGAAAAGGTTTATCTGGAGATACGATTTTGGACGCAGTGAGTAAAGCTGTTGCGACAAATGAAGTAAATGCGGCGATGGGAATTATTTGTGCAACACCAACAGCAGGATCTGCTGGAACAGTGCCAGGTGTACTGTTTGCACTGCAAGAAAAATTACAGCCGACACGCGAAGAAATGATTGAATTTTTATTTACAGCAGGAGCTTTCGGTATGGTTGTTGCGAATAATGCTTGTATTTCTGGCGCGGCAGGAGGTTGCCAAGCTGAAGTAGGTTCAGCAAGTGGAATGGCAGCTGCAGCAGCAGTTGAGATGGCTGGTGGAACACAAGATCAAGCAGCTACAGCGATGGCGATTTCATTAAAGAATATGCTTGGTTTAGTATGTGATCCTGTTGCAGGGCTTGTAGAAGTACCTTGTGTAAAACGTAATGCAGCAGGAGCTGCGAATGCCATGATTTCAGCTGATTTATCATTAGCTGGTGTAACTAGTACAATTCCATGTGATGAAGTCATTGAGGCGATGTTTAGAATTGGACAAACGATGCCAGTAGCACTTCGTGAAACAGCAGAAGGTGGCCTTGCAGCAACACCGACAGGTCGTCGTTTGCAAGAAGAGATTTTTGGTAAGAGTAATAACTAA